Below is a genomic region from Hevea brasiliensis isolate MT/VB/25A 57/8 chromosome 3, ASM3005281v1, whole genome shotgun sequence.
TTATTGAAAATGTCAATTGCCTCACGAATTCTCCCTTTCATACAATGTCCGATAATAAGTATGGTAAATGTCACTTTATCAGGATTGCATCTCTTTTCCTCCATTTCTGTCACAATCACATTTGCCTCATCCACATTCCCAGATTTGCAATATCCATCAATCACAGGGTTGTATATAAATGGTTTTGGAATGACATTACTACACTTCAACAGCCTTAAAAAGCCACGAGCTTCATGAATTCTATTCTCCTTGCATAGAGCATTAACAAGAACAGCGTAAGTATAAACATTTGGAGATACATTTCTTCCTTTCATGGCATCCCATCTCTTCAAACCCAGGTGAACTTGTCCGGTTCTACAATAACCATCAATCAAGGAAGTGAAGGTAACTACATCAGGTACACAACCAAAAGAAACCATCTTTTCATGCATGGCTTCCGCTGCAACCATGTCACCATTCTTGCCAAAGCCATCAATAAGAACATTAAAAGTTACTACATTGGGATTAATCCCAGACCTAATCATCTCTTCAAAAAGAACTGAGGCTTCCCCCATCTTACCCAGTTTGCAAAACCCAGATATAATAGATGTATAAGTGACGACATCAGGTGAACAATCTTTTCTAGACTGAACTTCCTTCAATAGGTCACACGCTCTATCTAATTCATTAACCCTACACAATCCACTTATCAGAGTGTTATATGTAACAACATCAGGTAAACCACCAAAactccccatatcatttaaaaattcaaaagccCTATCAACTTCACCTGCTCTGCAGAGACCTCGGATAAGAATATTGAAGGTCCAAGTATCAGGAGGAGATTGCAATGCCAAATGCTCTTTAAACAAGCAAATAGCCTCATTTACTTGATTCCGTTTAACCAACTCATTTAACAAACTATTATAAACAAACAAACTAATCCCAATCTCCTCAGCCTGAACGTCAGCAAACAGTTTCCTGGCAAGATCAAACTTGCCTGCCTGCACAAATGAAGTTACCAAAAATCCTAAAAGTGTACCATCAGGCAAATGCCCATCACTCTTCATGTAATCAAACACCATTTTCGCCAAATCATAGAGACCCATTTGACATAAAGACCTCATAAGCCAATTGTAAGTCGAAAACGAATGAATAAGACTCAAATTCAATCTACTGAATTCCAAGAACTTTAAACCCACTTTTGGATTATAAAACCGCTTAATTACCTCGAATGCTATCACAGGGGTCAAATTCTCACACAAATACCCCAAACAAGCATCCAAAGAACGTGAACGAACAAAAAGGGTAGCTACAACTTTAACAAACCAAGCCTCGTGATTTTTTATTACCTCTCTGCCAGGGAAGGGGCGAAATCCTCCTCGAGAGTGAGCGTGAAAATGGGCAATGACTATCGTGGAGGCTCGAACCCTGAAAGGCCGGGTATTGAATAATAGGAGGTTCATCGGCAACCCCACGCCATCAATGAAACTCTATAGCAACGACTTCGCGAAGATGGCCAAATATTTTACTGGGTCGCCTGGATTTCGCGGGTTTTGTGTTAAATCCAAAGTTGATGATCTCGTGCCAATCCGGTAAAAATGACCGGAAGGTTTCATGCCGATACCACCAATATTCCGACCTGTGCAAGCTTCTCAGTGAGAAAGGTCGAGGTTTGAAACTGTGGCGACTCCTTTCCCAAGGACGTGTGAGGGAGAGCA
It encodes:
- the LOC110662615 gene encoding pentatricopeptide repeat-containing protein At2g06000; the encoded protein is MNLLLFNTRPFRVRASTIVIAHFHAHSRGGFRPFPGREVIKNHEAWFVKVVATLFVRSRSLDACLGYLCENLTPVIAFEVIKRFYNPKVGLKFLEFSRLNLSLIHSFSTYNWLMRSLCQMGLYDLAKMVFDYMKSDGHLPDGTLLGFLVTSFVQAGKFDLARKLFADVQAEEIGISLFVYNSLLNELVKRNQVNEAICLFKEHLALQSPPDTWTFNILIRGLCRAGEVDRAFEFLNDMGSFGGLPDVVTYNTLISGLCRVNELDRACDLLKEVQSRKDCSPDVVTYTSIISGFCKLGKMGEASVLFEEMIRSGINPNVVTFNVLIDGFGKNGDMVAAEAMHEKMVSFGCVPDVVTFTSLIDGYCRTGQVHLGLKRWDAMKGRNVSPNVYTYAVLVNALCKENRIHEARGFLRLLKCSNVIPKPFIYNPVIDGYCKSGNVDEANVIVTEMEEKRCNPDKVTFTILIIGHCMKGRIREAIDIFNKMLAIGCAPDSITVRSLVSCLLKAGMPNEAFHIVQRSPEDLNLSFSSFRATIPLRTNADIPVAA